The Lactobacillus sp. ESL0680 DNA segment TCTGTGTCACAAATTCCGGATCAATATTCTCTAATAGATAATCCATAATAGTTGCTGTCTGCAAATTGTCTTCGACCACAAAATTATCAATTGCCTGCTCACTGTTCGTAATTACTAATTCATCAAGGTCCTGATATTCTTCCATAACTTGTGTACGTGCATGATAAACAGCCTCTCGCTGCAGACGCATAATCTCACCATACTGCAACGTCATAAACCGCGAAGATTCATTTTGGTGGGCAACATTCTTTTGCAAATTATCAAATAAATGCTGGTACCGTAAATGTCCGGTAATTTGTTGAACGGACTGCTTTTCGTGGCGTCTAATTGCCTTACTAATTCTGGAAGATGGAAACTTATTAACTAGTTGATCCTGCAGAGAAGTATAAAAAATCGTCGTTCCCGGTTGTCCTTGCCGACCAGCACGCCCTCTTAATTGGTTGTCAATTCGCTTGATGCTCATTCGCTCGGTACCAATAACTAACAGACCGCCTAATTTTTTAGCTTCGTCAGACAAAACAATATCAGTCCCGCGACCAGCCATTGATGTTGAGACAGTTACCATTCCCACTTGTCCTGCGACCGCAATCATCGCTGATTCTTGAACAACACTACGTGCGTTTAGCAAATTATGAGGTATGTGCTCACGAAACAATAAGTCAGAATATAGGTTAGATAGTTCCAAAGAACCGGTTTCGATTAATATTGGTCGTCCTTTTTCATGGTTCTGCTTTACTAGTTTTAACGAGCTTAGTAGCTTCGCCTTATTAGTGAAAAATATCTGGTCGGGTTTATCTTCCCGAATACTTTCTTTATTAGTCGGTACCTGAACAACGGCTAGGTTATAGATACGCATTAATTCACTGCGATCAGTTGATGCCGTCCCGGTCATTCCCGCTAAACTTGTAAACATACGGAATAGGTTTTGATAGGTAATTGTCGCAATTGCTTGCTGCTGGGGAGTGACCTCTAGTCCTTCCTTAACCTCAATTGCTTGATGAAGACCTGCCTGCAATTGCATACCGTTCATCTTGCGACCATTATTATCATCAATCAGGACAATTTTACCGTCATCTACCAAGTAGTCTTGATCGCGTTTTAAAACATAATTAGCCTTAAGTGCTAAATATAAATAACGATAGATGTCAGCGTATTTTTGCGCTAGGATATTAGGCACCCCATAAAACTCACTAGCTCGCTTAATCCCTGTCTTCAAAAACCAGACTTTCTTCCGGTCTTTGCTGTAGGCAAAATCGCGCTTTTCTTTTGCCGTCTTAATAAAGGTATCTGCCAACTTAGGATAATTTGATTGTCCCTTAGGCCGACCAGAAATTACTAACGGTGTTGAGGCAAGATCTAGTAAAACCGCGTCAACTTCATCAATTAGGGCAAACTTAAAGGGCGGCATAAATTGCTTTTCGGTTGTTGACACGAGGTTATTGGTTAAATAATCAAAGCCAAAGGTGCCGCTGTCAGTGTAAACAATATCAGCTTGGTAAATTTCTTGCTTTTGCTCGTTATCAGTCGCGTCTTCACTATTGTAGCTAACAGTTAAGCCTAGCCAGCGATATACTCGACCCATATTGGTTGCGTCACGTTTTGCCAGGTAGGAATTAGCCGTAACTAAAAAGTTCCCGGGACCTGTCAAGCCATGCAAAAACATTACCATCGTTGCGGTAAGTGTCTTGCCTTCGCCGGTTTTCATCTCGATGACATTATTGTAGTGCATTGCCACGGCACCAAAAATTTGCACCTTAAACGGCCGTAACCCCAGCACCCGTTCATCTGCAACGCAGACTAAGGCGTAAGCTTGCACTAACAGTGAATTAAGTGAAGTGCCTTGCTGGTACTGCCGCTGCAGTTTCTTTGTTTTAGCCTTAATTTCGTCATCACTTAACTCAGCAAATTGATCGCGCAATTTCATAATTTGGGTTGTCTTTTGCCAGTAGCGGTGATTTTTTAAATATGACTTCATGTTTTTTCTCAGATTATCTAACTAATAGTTGAATTAACGGATAAACCGCGCCAATAATAATTCCCAGTCCTAACAGTAAACTAACCAAGATAGTTAATTTTTCTGTTTTTGTCTTGTGGTTCTTTTTAACTATTGGATATTTATTTTCTTCATTCCCAAACTGCTTTTGAATTTTTTCATCAAGTGGACTTTTCATCAAATCAGCCTCCTTGTTAATAAGATAAAGCTTTATTGTGTCTCAGAAACAGACTTTAGCTGGGCAACAATAGTTTTTGTTATGTCATCATGTGCCGGTTGCTTAATGAGCTGACGCAACCCCGCATTAGTCAATAGCTGTGACAATTCATTAACTAGCTGTGTTAAATCAGCAGCACTCAATACAAATTGTCCATTTTGGTCAAGCGGCAACGTGATGAACACATGATTGTAGTTTTTGTTAAAGTTCAATCGCTGCACTACATCTGCCTTGGACTGAATGTGTAATACAAACGGCTTATTGCTGAGCTTCTTAGTTTGAATTTTAATTAAGCGAAACGCTGCATGGCAGTTTAACTGGATGTCCCATTTGCTCATTGTTTTAGTTTTGACAAGGATAACAGCGGTAAATTCAAACTTATGGTTGTTTAAATTAATCAGATCGAGTTGATAGTTCTTTGTTTCTGGTAAGACAGTGAATACGCCGCCCTTTTGCTCAAAAACATCATGCTTAAGCTGACCATTATCATCATCAAACTGGGTAACAGCTAGTGACAATGAATTATGAGGTTCTTCAGTACTATTAATTAAAAATTGGTATCTTTGATTAGCTTCAAGTATTGGTAAATACATACTTGGAATTTCATCAAGAGCCAACTGCGCATTACGCCAAGTTATTAATGGCTGTCCCGGCGACAAAATGGCATTTTCATAACTAATTTTATCGTCGCCAAAATTAATCTTAGCCCCGTAAGTATAGAGATAGAACAAATTTAAGGGACAAAAAAAGAGATAGACATTTCCCACAATCTTAGACCTCATAATTATTAAATAAACTAATGAACGATAACTATAATATTCATTGATATACTAAGATTATTATAACATAAACCGCCTACATTTATTATAAAATCTGAATATATAAAAACACCCAATGTCTATCTTAAATTCGATAAATATTGGGATGTTTTAACTAATATTCTTAATGATTAGAATTAAATATTACCTGCGGCAACATAGATACCATTACCAATGTAGACGAAGTCTCTGCCTCTAATTCGTTTGATAGTGTATACCTTGACTAACTTGCCTTTCTTCATTACCTTTCTGTTCATTCTGTGCCCTTTCTTATTGTAGTAGAAGGCATTGTGAACTAAGCGTCTCTTAATTCCGGCAATATTACCTGCAGCAACGTATCTACCTTTACCGATGCTGTAGAATTTCCGACCTTTAATTACTTTAACGCCGTAAATTCTGATGGTCTTTCTTCTTCTTAAGACCTTCTTACCAACACGCTTGCCCTTCTTGTTGTAGATGTAAGCATTGTGGATAAGAAGCTTATCTTCAGGAGCGTAGCTGTTACTACCGCTGTTTGAAGCTGAATTGCTTGCGGAATTAGATGCCGAAGTGCTGGTTGAACCAGGATTTGAAGTCGAGGTTGAGTTGCTCGATTGCGACATAGTCGTACTGGTTGAAGTAGATACACTTGCACTAGTAGAACCAGACAGACTAACTGAAGTTGATGAAAGACTAGCTAAACTGTCACTAGTTGATAGTGAAGCAGATTGGCTAACTGATTGACTGATGACAGCTAAACTACTTGAAGCAGAAGCACTTACTGAACTTAAACTGCTTGATGCTGACGTGGATGCACTAGATAGGCTTTCAGAAGCACTCTTTTCAATTAGACTTACACTATTTGAAAGTGACTCTGAAGTACTACCTGATGCCTGTTCACTATTCTCGACACTAGTTGAAGTTGCTGCGCTCTCACTAGCTAAACTTGCACTTAATGAAGCACTTAATGAACTTAAACTTGTTGAAACTGATGCTGAAGCACTAACTAAGGCAGAAGATGCTGCACTTTCAGCGGTACTTTCACTATTTGAAACTAATTCAGAAGTGCTGGTTGAAGCATTTTCACTATTTTCAACACTAGTTGAAGTTGAAGCACTTGCACTAGCTAAACTCTCGCTAAGTGATTCACTTGCTGCACTTGCACTAAGTGAAGCTTCAGCTGATTCGCTGACCAATGTAGAAGTTGCTTCACTTTCAGCGGTACTTAAACTAGCTGAGATTACTTTTGAAGTACTTGTTGATGTGCTTTCGCTATCAGCAACGCTACTTGAAGTTGAGTTGCTTGCATCAATTAAGCTTTGACTATGTGAAGCACTTACTTCGGCTAAACTGCTTGAAGCTGATGATGATGCATTAGCTAAACTTTCAGCAAGGCTACTTGAAGCGGTACTTAAACTAGCTGAAAGTTCTTCTGAAGTACTGGTTGATGCGTTTTCGCTATCGGCAATGCTGGTTGAGATTGAGTTACTTGCATCAATTAAGCTTTGACTAAGCGATTCACTTACTTCGGCTAAACTACTTGAAGCTGATGATGATGCATTAGCTAAACTTTCAGCAAGGCTACTTGAAGCGGTACTTAAACTAGTTGAAAGTTCTTCTGAAGTACTATGTGATACATTTTGGCTATCAGCAATGCTAGTTGAGATTGAGTTACTTGCATCAGTTAAACTTTGACTAGTTGATGAACTAGCTGAAGCTAAACTATCTGATATAGATGTACTTGCACTAACTGAGTTAGTTTGACTAGTTGCAAGCGAAGAAGCTGCACTTTCTGAAGTTGATGATAATGCTGACAATTGCTCTGATGTGTAGCTAGAGTTAGCATCAGAAAGTGAAGAACTTTCATTAATAGAAGTACTTTCACTAGCAGCAACACTACTTTCGAGTGCAGTTGATGCAGAAGTAGACGCACTATCTAGGCTTTCAGAAATACTACTTGAAACTGAATTTGCACTATTTGAAAGTGACTCTGAAGTAATGCTTGATGCATGTTCACTATTAACAATGCTAGTTGAAGCTGATGCTGATGCATCAATTAAGCTTTGACTATGTGATGCACTTACTTCAGCTAAACTACTTGATGCTGCTGATGATGCACTAGCTAAACTAGAAGAGATGCTGTTTTCAACTGAATTTACACTAATTGACAGTGACTCTGAAGTAATGTTTGATACACTTTCGCTGTCAGCAATGCTAGTTGAAGTAGATTCACTTGCACTAGCTAAATTATCGCTAAGTGATGCACTTACTTCGGCTAAACTACTTGATGCTGCTGATGATGCACTAGCTAAACTAGAAGCAAGGCTACTTTCAGCTGAACTTGCACTATTAACAAGTGAGGCAGCCGTACTGATTGACGCACTTATATTGTCAGCAATGCTGGTTGAAGTAGATGCACTTACTGAAGTACTCTCACTAGCTAAGCTTGCACTAGTAGATGCACTTGCTGAAGATAGGCTGACCGAAGCTGAAGCTGATTCAGCTGCCAAACTAGAAGCAGCTTCACTAGCACTAGTCAAAAGTGACATTGCCGTACTGATTGATTCACTTACACTATTAACAATGCTATTTGAAATTATTTGACTAGCTGACTCACTTATACTTGCTAAATGTTGACTAGTAGATACACTTGCTGACTCTAAGCTTGCTGAAAGTTCTTCTGAAGCACTGATTAAACCAGAAGCAACTTTGCTTGCAGCTGTACTTGCACTTTCTGAAAGTGACACTGAAGTGCTGGTTGAAGTACTTACACTCTCGCTAAGGCTTGATGAAGCTGATTCACTAATTGAAGTACTTACACTAGATAAACTTTGACTGAGTTCTTCACTTGCAGAAGCTAAACTAGCTGAAGTTGAAGTAGATGCACTAGACAAACTGGTAGAAATACTATTTGCAACCAAGCTTGCACTTTCTGCAACTGACTGAACAATACTTGCTAACTGGCTTTCACTACCTGATACACTTTGTGATTCAGATACTGAAGTTGACATGAACTTACTAATCGAAGTTGAAATTGATGTGCTAGCATAGCTTAAACTTTGCTCAGCAGATAAGCTGTAACTTGCTTGAGCACTGTATACTTCCTGTAATGAAGTTGAAGCACTTGTTGATATGGAAACGCTGAGGCTATTTAAGCTTGCTGAAATTGATTCACTAGCAGAAATCAAACTAGTTGATGCAGATTCACTAAGACTAGTTACAGTACTAATGCTTGCAGAAACTGCACTTGATAAACTGGTCGAAGCTGATGCAAGTTCACTTGAAGTGTATTCACTATTAGCGTTAGACATTGATGTACTTAAACTTGCTGAAGTGCTGTCGCTAAGTGAAGCAAGTGTTGAAGCTGCAAGTGATGCACTAGTTGAAATTGATTCAAGGGTGCTGGTAGCAGTACTTAAGCTTTCTGAAGCGGAATCTTCCAAACTAGTTGAAATTGAGCTAGCGAAGCTTTCAAGATTACTGATACTGGTTGACAGTGAATTTTCTAAACTAGTTGATAGTGAATTAATACCACTTTCAGCGATACTTTCACTGGTTGAAAGTGATGTTTCCAAACTAGCTGAAGTACTTTCACTGACAACAGCTGATACGCTAGCAAGCGTACTTTGCAATACACTTAAACTTTGTGAGAGTGATGATGCAGTACTTGCTGATTCACTAGCCAAAGTTGAAGCTGATTCAGAAACAACTGCCGATAAGCTATCGCTTGCACTACTTAATGATGTTGAAATTGAAGTCGAAGCTGAATTGTAAGCATCAAGTAAACTCTGTGAAGTTGATGCACTTACACTAGCAATACTTTCTGAAAGAGAAACACTGGCTGCTTCTAAGCTTTCGCTTTGTTCAGATAAGCTAGTTGACAATGAAGCTGACAGACTGCTTAAACTGGCTGAAGTTGAAGCTACAGTACTTAAACTAGTTGAAGCTATAGTACTTAGACTAGCTGACACGTATTCACTTGCTGAAATAACAGTAGAAAGGCTTGCTGATAGACTTGATAATTGTTCTGAATTATATTCTTCAGCTGCATTATATCTAGAAACACTTTCACTAACACTAGTTGATTCACTTGCAGAAATTAAGGTCGACAAACTAGCAGAAAGTGATACAGAATCAAGACTTTCTTGACTGGTACTGAGTGAGAACAGTTTAGAAAAACTAGTTGACAGTGACTCAAGAGTGCTGGCAAGTATGCTGGCACTAGTTGAGGTTGAACTTAATAGACTGGCTGAAACCGAATTAGCATAACTTACGGCTGTTGACAAACTAGTCGAAGCTGAGTCAACTAAACTGATTGATAATGATGCAGCTTGACTTTCTACCAAACTTTGCTGAGTAGATTGTGAAGCAACCAAACTGTCTGAAATTGACGTTGCGGTACTTGTCGCAATGCTCAAACTAGTTGAAGCTGAATTAATCAAACTGGTTGAGTATGACGAAAGTTGACTAGCTGATGTACTTAAACTGTTAATCATTGAAGTTTGTACACTAGTTGAAAGAGAAGCAGCAAGACTAGCTGCAGTGCTTAGACTAGTTGAAGCAGAACCAGATAAACTGTTAGAAAGTGAAGCTGCAGCACTTGCCGCTGTACTAGCAACAACACTCAAGCTGGCTGAATTTGAAGCCGAAGTTGAAGCTGCAGCTGAAGCAATATCGGAAAAAATATCCTTAGTTAATGAAGTTGATTGAGACTTCTTAACTGTTATTGATTCAGAGAGTCCATCGCTTTGTGAATCAGTAGTTGAATTACTTGTACTTGACTGACTAACTGATTGAGCAGTTGCTTCTGATTCTGAAGTACTTGAAGAATTAGAGTTAGAATTAGTCGTACTCTGTGATGAAGCACTTTGGGAAGCTGGAATTGCTGCTGACTTGGCATTTGCCAAGACATCATCAGTAGTTGTTACCTTACCTGTCGTTACACTTGCAGCATGAGTAACACTTGGTGATACAGCAAGACCGCCGAGAACACCACCAATTGTTGCAGTACCAGCTGCAACAATATTTCTAGTTATCTTATGGACTTTATTTTTATGTTTTTTATTTAAGAGACTTTGTTTCTTTTTATGATTAGAGCTCATTATAAACCTCTCCTTAATAATAAATTTATTATATAGTATATATATTTATACCACTTTCATTATATAGCCAAATATCACTATATTGCCAAAAAAGTCGATTAAATAACAGCATAAAATAAAGCGCATACATAGTTTTAGAATATACAAAATGTCGATATAAAAATGATATGATAACTTTTAGAAAAACAAATTAAAAAACACTGCGTATGTAAAAACAAAGCAGTGTTTTTTGCGAAAATAATTTCGCTTTCAAGTTTTACTATATTACTTTAAATATGTATACGGATCGTCTTTATCCCGCGCCGTCATTGAGTAACGGCCAAACAAAATCATGGCGTGGTGCGTATGAATCCATTCGTCAGGTGGCAAAATCTCTTCCAGTCTTTTTTCAATTTCAAGCGGTTTAGCATTCTGTGGGACAATATGAAATCTCTTAGAAATACGCGAAACATGGGTATCAACCGCAATTGCTGGTACACCAAAGCCATCTGCTAGAACAACATTAGCAGTTTTGACGCCAACTCCTGGTAAGGTTACCAAGGTCTTCTTATCCTCGGGAATTTGGCAGTCATATTTGTCAACTAAAATTTGTGCTGTTTCCTTGAGGTGTTTGGCTTTAGAATGATACAAGCCAATCTTAGAAATATGATCTTCAATATCTGCAATTGTTGCCTGTGCCAGTTCAACTGGGGTTGGATAATCGGCAATGAACTTGGGCATTACCCGATTCACCATTTTATCAGTTGTTTGGGCACTCATCAGGACTGCACAAAGCAAGTGGAAATTATTGTCCCAAATCAATTCACTTTTGGCATCAGGATACATCTTATTAATCGTACGCAATACTTTGCGTGCTTCTTCAGTGCTTAACAATTCTTCTTGTGACATTAACGGTTCCTTTGTAAAAATTTTTGAACTTGCGCGACGGTTTTGAGATTATGTCTTTGCCAATTTAACAAAATTCTGTCAACATATTTTAAGCTGTATGCTTGCGACAAAACCGCTTCTCGCAATGCTAATTTAATAATTTCTGGGTCATAGTGGTCAACACTAAGCCAAGCAGCAATTTCTTCGCGCTCAATTGGACTTAAATAGCGCCCAAACTCAATTTCAAACTGCCGCGCAAGTGTATTAAGCGGATTATTATCTAAACTATCACTAACTTTTTCGGTGTGGTCCTGATGACTTTTAATCATTACGTTAGTGGTTAAAAAGTCATCAAGCTGTTGGTAAAGATTAGCCAAGTTATAAAAATTTCCAATTCGTCCCTGGTTATCAGTTAATTGGTCAATTGTTAAATAATTTTGGTCAATCAGCTGTTGGATAATACTTGCCACCTCACCAGTTGAGAGATTAGTATTAGCTGCAATTTGTTCATTTGTTGGGAAGTTTTCTCCTTTTTGAGCAAAGGCTTCTAACTGAATGATTAGAATTAATTCAGGATCACTGATTTTGAGCTGTGGGTAATAAGCAATTAGACCATTCTGAAGTGTAGTAAAACCTAATTTGCGAAAATCATTGTAGTGCAATTAAATTCTCCCCTTTAAAAAAGTTGAACTAAAAATTTTAGTTCAACTTTTAATTATATTCTATTAGTAACTCTATGGCTCAATGCGGTTAATCATTCTTGGGAATGGAATAGCTTCACGAACATGGTCTAATTTACAAATCCAAGCAATTACCCGTTCAAAGCCCATGCCAAAGCCAGAGTGCGGTACACTACCATACTTACGTAAATCAAGGTACCAGCTGTAGTCATCTTCGTTTAAGCCGGCTTCAGCGATTTGCTTCTTCAAGATTTCATAGTCGCTTTCACGCTCTGAACCACCCATGATTTCACCATAACCTTCAGGTGCCAAAACATCGGCACATAGGTATTCTTTAGGGTTTTCTGGGTTCTTCTTCATGTAAAATGGCTTAATAACCGTTGGATAATTTACGATAAAGAATGGTCGGTCAAATTTTTCGGAAATGAAAGCTTCGTCAGGAGAACCAAAGTCATCGCCCCACTTGAAGTCACGACCAGCTTCTTGCAGCATCTTAACAGCATCATCGTATGACAAACGAGTGTAGTTGCCTTCTGCAGCTGGTTCAAGCTTCTTAGGATCACGACCTAAAATTTCCAGTTCATATTGGCAGTTATCAAGAACTTGTTTAACAACATAAGACAAGAATCTTTCTTGAATATCAAGTGACTCATCTTGATGCATCCATGCCATTTCTGGTTCCATCATCCAAAATTCTGTCAAATGACGTCTAGTCTTAGATTCTTCAGCTCTAAATGTTGGACCAAAGGTGAAGATTTTACCAAAAGCTTCAGCACCAACTTCGCCGTATAATTGACCTGATTGTGACAAGTAAGCATCCCCACCAAAGTATTCTGTATGGAATAATTCAGTAGTGCCTTCTGGTGCAGAATGCATGAAAATTGGCGCATCAAATTTGACGAAGCCTTCATTTTCAAAGAAGTCAACTGTTGCTTTGAAAATGATGTTTCTAATGCGCATAATTGCAAATGGACGCCGACTTCTTAACCATAAGTGACGGTGATCGAGTAAGAAGTCGATTCCGTGTTCCTTGTTTGTTATTGGGTAGCCTTCGTTGTTAGTGACTACTTTTAAGTCCGAAATTTGAATTTCGTAGCCAAAGTGTGACCGTTCATCTTGATGAACAGTACCTTTAATGTAGAAGCTAGCTTCTTGGTGCAATGATTTTGCGGCTTCAAATACTTCGTCGGAAACGTCATTTTTCCGGATAACTCCTTGGAAAAACGCGGTACCATCACGCAATTGCAAGAAAACAATTTTTCCACTTGAACGTTTGTCTGTCAGCCAAACATGCATCTCAACTTCTTCGTCAACATGCTTGGAACAGTCTCTAATTGAAATTAATTCTGTCATAAATTCTTATTCCACTTTCCTTATTGTATCAACTTAATCATACCAAAGTTTTACCTTTTGCGCGACTTAACCGATAAATTTTCCGGTTTTAAATTCATATAATTTGTAACTATAATCACCTGCCGCATTTTTAGCAGTTACTTCCCAAACTGGCTTATTCTGGTACCAGCCTAAGTTAACCTCATTAATCTTACCACCAGTATGCTTTTGATTAAATTCTGCTCTAATCTTAGTTTCACTAACGCCCTTTTTAGCATGATAAAGGTAACCCTTCTTGGACCCAGGCAAATAAATAAAATAGTACTTACCATTTTTCTTACTAATGCCCTTGACGGCATAGCTATTAACTCCGCGGTCGAGATGATAATGTGCTTCTACCAGCGTAATTGGCGTCTTACTGGTTGCGATCTGCTTAACATTCTGGGTTTCGTTGCGTTCTGGTTGACCTGCTTGGTAAAAAAGGGCCACAAATGCAAAGTAGAGCAATACTACAATGATTACCACCCAAGTAACGAACTTAATTGTTTGTCTTGTATCATCTTTAATCATAATTAGCCAACTTATCTCGTAACTCCTTTAAACTGACTTTCTGTGTTTTAACCGGAATTGCATCCAGAAATACTTTACCATAATCTCGCTGCCAAATGCGCGAATCTAAAATAACAAATTGTCCACGGTCTTCCTCGCCGCGAATTAACCGACCCATTCCCTGTCGAAAGCGAATAACAGCGCGCGGCATTGTATCAGTTTGAAAGACATTGAGCCCTTGGTCCTGCAGCCTTTTTTGGCGCAACTTTACTTCTGGCTGATCCGGCGATTCGAACGGTAATTTAGCAACAATTACCAGGTCAATTCCACATTGGTGGAAGTCAATGCCCTCCCAAAAGCTGTCGGCACCAAGAATAATCGCTTGGTTAGCAATCGCGAACCTTTTGGCAATTCTATTGTTGGATCCCGATAGTCCTTGAGCTAAAATCTCAAAGTCCTGCAGGTTGGGTGAGTTTAAAATCGCAGTAAAGACTTCTTTAATCTGGTCTAAGTTGGTCATTAGCACCAGCACATGCTTTTTCTTACCCAAATCATTGGTCAAAATATCTGCCAGTAGTTCATTATATTGATTATCGGCAAAATCCGGCATGTCTTTAACCGATAAGACCTCAAGGTGCTTGGCCAATTTGAATGTACTTTTACCAATGTACTCCTTAGGCATTAAATCGGCTAAGGCCAGCTGGTTGATTGCAAAGGCAAAACTATTCTCACTGGTTAAAGTTGCACTGACAAACAATAGGTGGTCAAAGCGGGCATAAATTTGCTTTAACTCGCTACTGGCATCTAGCATTAGCCAACTAATATTGGCACTAAGTGGATCTTGTGGATTAGTCAAGGTAACAATGAACCCTTCCTGCTGCAAATTTGCTTGATCGTGCAGCAGGTCAGACAGCTGGTAGCTCTTTTCAATGTAAAAGTCGAGCCGGTCAAGCTGCGCCGTAATCTCTCCTAAAAGCGCATCTTCATCATTGGTAGTGTCGCCAGCTTCCTTATCCAGTTTAAACAAAATTTGGTTAAGTTCTTGGCGGACACTTTCCAGCCGCCGTTGAAATTCACTCAATCGCGCCCTAAAGTCTCCTTTTTTGGGGAATAAGTCTGTCCCTTGAAAACTAAGGAGCAATTTTCCATTTGCCAGTAAGTTCTGATTCAGTGCCTGCTCTTTTTGCCCATACAACATTTTCTGCAGACTATTCATCGCGTGAATTAAGTCGAGTAGTTCCGGATTTAACTTTTCTAGTAAAAAGTTAAGCTGTGAGTCATTACCGTATTGATTTAAAATGCTGTCATCAGCGTAATACAGTAAGTTGCGAA contains these protein-coding regions:
- a CDS encoding accessory Sec system protein Asp3, whose amino-acid sequence is MGNVYLFFCPLNLFYLYTYGAKINFGDDKISYENAILSPGQPLITWRNAQLALDEIPSMYLPILEANQRYQFLINSTEEPHNSLSLAVTQFDDDNGQLKHDVFEQKGGVFTVLPETKNYQLDLINLNNHKFEFTAVILVKTKTMSKWDIQLNCHAAFRLIKIQTKKLSNKPFVLHIQSKADVVQRLNFNKNYNHVFITLPLDQNGQFVLSAADLTQLVNELSQLLTNAGLRQLIKQPAHDDITKTIVAQLKSVSETQ
- the nth gene encoding endonuclease III, encoding MSQEELLSTEEARKVLRTINKMYPDAKSELIWDNNFHLLCAVLMSAQTTDKMVNRVMPKFIADYPTPVELAQATIADIEDHISKIGLYHSKAKHLKETAQILVDKYDCQIPEDKKTLVTLPGVGVKTANVVLADGFGVPAIAVDTHVSRISKRFHIVPQNAKPLEIEKRLEEILPPDEWIHTHHAMILFGRYSMTARDKDDPYTYLK
- the secA gene encoding preprotein translocase subunit SecA, whose protein sequence is MKSYLKNHRYWQKTTQIMKLRDQFAELSDDEIKAKTKKLQRQYQQGTSLNSLLVQAYALVCVADERVLGLRPFKVQIFGAVAMHYNNVIEMKTGEGKTLTATMVMFLHGLTGPGNFLVTANSYLAKRDATNMGRVYRWLGLTVSYNSEDATDNEQKQEIYQADIVYTDSGTFGFDYLTNNLVSTTEKQFMPPFKFALIDEVDAVLLDLASTPLVISGRPKGQSNYPKLADTFIKTAKEKRDFAYSKDRKKVWFLKTGIKRASEFYGVPNILAQKYADIYRYLYLALKANYVLKRDQDYLVDDGKIVLIDDNNGRKMNGMQLQAGLHQAIEVKEGLEVTPQQQAIATITYQNLFRMFTSLAGMTGTASTDRSELMRIYNLAVVQVPTNKESIREDKPDQIFFTNKAKLLSSLKLVKQNHEKGRPILIETGSLELSNLYSDLLFREHIPHNLLNARSVVQESAMIAVAGQVGMVTVSTSMAGRGTDIVLSDEAKKLGGLLVIGTERMSIKRIDNQLRGRAGRQGQPGTTIFYTSLQDQLVNKFPSSRISKAIRRHEKQSVQQITGHLRYQHLFDNLQKNVAHQNESSRFMTLQYGEIMRLQREAVYHARTQVMEEYQDLDELVITNSEQAIDNFVVEDNLQTATIMDYLLENIDPEFVTQINISHSSSYRQELKKIMLAALDKKKKQFKNQEAWHYYEKLTILKAIDDSWVTQVDTLETLRVETEQKTTGQSNPMYQYQTDALNSFIKMRQDIAQRVMRNVLCSDTDGSSDEGMQIYFA
- a CDS encoding SLAP domain-containing protein translates to MSSNHKKKQSLLNKKHKNKVHKITRNIVAAGTATIGGVLGGLAVSPSVTHAASVTTGKVTTTDDVLANAKSAAIPASQSASSQSTTNSNSNSSSTSESEATAQSVSQSSTSNSTTDSQSDGLSESITVKKSQSTSLTKDIFSDIASAAASTSASNSASLSVVASTAASAAASLSNSLSGSASTSLSTAASLAASLSTSVQTSMINSLSTSASQLSSYSTSLINSASTSLSIATSTATSISDSLVASQSTQQSLVESQAASLSISLVDSASTSLSTAVSYANSVSASLLSSTSTSASILASTLESLSTSFSKLFSLSTSQESLDSVSLSASLSTLISASESTSVSESVSRYNAAEEYNSEQLSSLSASLSTVISASEYVSASLSTIASTSLSTVASTSASLSSLSASLSTSLSEQSESLEAASVSLSESIASVSASTSQSLLDAYNSASTSISTSLSSASDSLSAVVSESASTLASESASTASSLSQSLSVLQSTLASVSAVVSESTSASLETSLSTSESIAESGINSLSTSLENSLSTSISNLESFASSISTSLEDSASESLSTATSTLESISTSASLAASTLASLSDSTSASLSTSMSNANSEYTSSELASASTSLSSAVSASISTVTSLSESASTSLISASESISASLNSLSVSISTSASTSLQEVYSAQASYSLSAEQSLSYASTSISTSISKFMSTSVSESQSVSGSESQLASIVQSVAESASLVANSISTSLSSASTSTSASLASASEELSQSLSSVSTSISESASSSLSESVSTSTSTSVSLSESASTAASKVASGLISASEELSASLESASVSTSQHLASISESASQIISNSIVNSVSESISTAMSLLTSASEAASSLAAESASASVSLSSASASTSASLASESTSVSASTSTSIADNISASISTAASLVNSASSAESSLASSLASASSAASSSLAEVSASLSDNLASASESTSTSIADSESVSNITSESLSISVNSVENSISSSLASASSAASSSLAEVSASHSQSLIDASASASTSIVNSEHASSITSESLSNSANSVSSSISESLDSASTSASTALESSVAASESTSINESSSLSDANSSYTSEQLSALSSTSESAASSLATSQTNSVSASTSISDSLASASSSTSQSLTDASNSISTSIADSQNVSHSTSEELSTSLSTASSSLAESLANASSSASSSLAEVSESLSQSLIDASNSISTSIADSENASTSTSEELSASLSTASSSLAESLANASSSASSSLAEVSASHSQSLIDASNSTSSSVADSESTSTSTSKVISASLSTAESEATSTLVSESAEASLSASAASESLSESLASASASTSTSVENSENASTSTSELVSNSESTAESAASSALVSASASVSTSLSSLSASLSASLASESAATSTSVENSEQASGSTSESLSNSVSLIEKSASESLSSASTSASSSLSSVSASASSSLAVISQSVSQSASLSTSDSLASLSSTSVSLSGSTSASVSTSTSTTMSQSSNSTSTSNPGSTSTSASNSASNSASNSGSNSYAPEDKLLIHNAYIYNKKGKRVGKKVLRRRKTIRIYGVKVIKGRKFYSIGKGRYVAAGNIAGIKRRLVHNAFYYNKKGHRMNRKVMKKGKLVKVYTIKRIRGRDFVYIGNGIYVAAGNI